Proteins encoded together in one Nitrospiria bacterium window:
- a CDS encoding NAD(P)H-dependent oxidoreductase: MDAPRNIAVIIGSLREESFSRKMAHALAALAPASLKLQIIEIGPLPLYNQDLDGVDPPAAWVSFRERIKASDAVLFVTPEHNRSVPAALKNALDVGSRPYGKSAWNGKPGAVVSVAPGALGAFGANHHLRQSLVFLNVPTLQQPEAYIGGAAGLFDANGNLSNESTRDFLRKFMEAYAAWIEQNLRR, from the coding sequence ATGGATGCCCCACGCAACATCGCCGTGATCATCGGGAGTCTTCGCGAGGAGTCCTTCAGCCGCAAGATGGCCCATGCGCTCGCGGCGCTTGCGCCTGCCTCTCTCAAACTCCAGATCATCGAGATCGGGCCGTTGCCACTCTATAACCAGGATCTTGATGGGGTCGATCCACCGGCGGCCTGGGTCTCCTTCCGGGAACGGATCAAGGCTTCGGACGCCGTTCTGTTCGTCACCCCGGAACACAATCGTTCGGTACCAGCGGCGCTCAAGAATGCGCTGGATGTCGGTTCACGGCCTTACGGGAAAAGCGCGTGGAACGGCAAGCCGGGAGCCGTGGTCAGCGTAGCGCCGGGCGCGCTTGGCGCTTTTGGGGCCAATCACCATCTTCGCCAATCCCTCGTCTTCCTCAATGTGCCCACCCTTCAGCAGCCCGAGGCCTACATCGGAGGCGCCGCCGGTCTGTTCGATGCCAATGGAAACTTGTCCAACGAGAGCACACGGGATTTTCTCCGAAAATTCATGGAGGCGTACGCGGCCTGGATCGAGCAAAACCTGCGTCGCTGA
- a CDS encoding nucleotidyltransferase domain-containing protein yields the protein MKGQALKARPTNVSITEELIREIASRIVSHFHPHKIILFGSYAYGKPTPDSDLDLLVIMPTRKRPAERSAEISLKCRPPFIPMEVIVLTPGEIKQRLAGFDPFLEEVLAKGQVLYEAQR from the coding sequence ATGAAGGGACAAGCCCTTAAAGCAAGACCGACCAACGTTTCGATTACGGAGGAACTGATCCGAGAAATTGCGAGTCGGATCGTAAGTCATTTTCATCCTCACAAAATTATTCTTTTCGGTTCCTACGCTTACGGCAAACCCACGCCGGACAGTGATCTTGACCTTCTTGTCATTATGCCCACCCGCAAACGCCCCGCCGAGCGAAGCGCAGAAATCTCGCTAAAGTGCCGTCCGCCCTTTATTCCGATGGAGGTTATCGTATTGACGCCCGGCGAAATCAAACAACGACTGGCGGGTTTCGATCCGTTTCTGGAGGAAGTTCTGGCGAAGGGTCAAGTCCTTTATGAAGCCCAAAGGTGA